The following DNA comes from Cryptococcus deuterogattii R265 chromosome 2, complete sequence.
CCTCTCACCTGCCTTGCTGTAGGTCTATTCGCTTTCTAGAAACATCTTTTACTAACGAATATTCAGTGGGATGCAACGAGACAGAAAGTATACGCTGCGCCTGTCGATATTCCCCAAGCCCCCGAAGGTGCCAATGACCTGAGTGAATCTGAGATCCTTTTAACAATTGAGCCGACGGATGTGAACCATGTTTGGGTGATGTCAAGGTTATCAGGAAGTGAGGATGTGGTAAGCTTGCGGACGAGCACGTAAGTCCATCTCCCAGTGCCATTTGTTGTGGAAAGTCACTGAACTGTGGCTGTAGAGGGACATTCCTCACCGCAAGTCCATCAGGGTCTCTGACAGCTACCACCCCTTCTCGAGGACCTCTTGAAGCTTTCATCCCGatcacttcctcttcctctacttCCTCCAGCTTTCCCACTTTCGCTCTCCAAATACAGCACAACTCCAAATACTTTTCCGCAACCACCATCGCTGGTAAAGCCGAGTTGCGAGCTGATGCTGACGGCATTGGCGAGTCTGAGGGTTTGAGAATTAAGTGCCAAAGAGAGTTTGTGTACAAGGCAAGgcaaggagaggatgtgaaagggaaaaaaaggatggCGGATAGTGGACCTACTGCGGCATCAattgaggacgatgagTTGCGAAGAAAGTGAGTGTTCCTAATCAATTTTGTTCGAATTGTCAGTTAATACTTTTACCAGCCGGGAAGCCCAGACATGGGGGGCTGGAAGGGTCAAGCTTTCTGACAAAGATAGGCGAGACGTAAAAAAagcgaaaaaggaagggcGTTATGCTGAGGCAATGTTAGACCGCAGAGCCGCTCTGAAGAGGTCAGTCTGATTTTTTGCTGTTGTGTTTACTGATACTAATGTACTAGCAGCGACCGATATGCAAAGTAATGTAATCAATTTCTGTATTTTAATGCAACCCTATACAACCTAtgcttttctccttccttaAAAAGGTGGCTCGCCTTTGACCAAATCTTTATGTGTGTACCCCTTGCCACCCTTCTCGTGATCGGCAATCACACTTCCATCCTGCTTCTTACTTCTCATTATGTACTTGTAGATGACCAGCCCGTCCAAACCTACAGGACCTCGGGCGTGTGTTTTACCTGTCGAAATCCCGACTTCGGTACCCAGACCATATCTGGTACCATCTGCAAATCGTGTAGAAGCATTGACAAAGCAGTTGGCACTGTCCAGCCCTCGGCACCAAGCAGACATAGAAGACTCGTCCTCGGTGACGATAGAATCGGTGTGATGGGAAGAATGAGAGTTGATGTGCTGAATGGCTTCTTGCACAGAGTCGACAGTTTTGACAGCAATGGTAGGGCCAAGGAACTCTGTGCTGTAGTCCGcgggggaggaggcggtAACAAATTTGTTGGCTTCGGGGATATTGGCGTTCTGCAAAGCAGCGAGGGTCGCAGGGTCGCATCGAAGACAGACGGAGTTGGACATGAGAGCAGATGCGACGGCGGGCCAGACAGTggtgaggagagaagagtggatCAAAAGAGTTTCAGCGGCGTTGCAGGCCGCCATGTAGTCGATCTATGTAGGTTTTACATGAGCTGATGTATTTTTGATAGTACAAATAACATACCTTAGATTCCACGGCAATCCTGACGGCCTTCTCTTGGATTGCGCTCTTATCAAGGTACACCGCACAGATACCATCGGCATGCCCCATAACAGGGATCCTAGTGTTGTTTTGTATACTCTTGACGAGCTCATTACCACCTCGGGGCATAACAAGGTCAATATATTTGTCCTGAGcgagcaaagaagaaatctcGGATCGAGTTGACACGGATTGGACGAAGGCCGACGGAATGGATGTCGTGGCGAGAGcttgagagatgagggaggagaggagggtaGCGGTGTTAATAGATTCTTTACCGCCCTTTAAGATAGCAGCGTTGCCTGTCACCAATGGTTAGTGCTTCAATATTTTTAGTCTACAGACTATTATTATTTACCACTTTTGATGGCCAAAGCAGCAATGTTCACAACAACCTCGGGTCTAGCCTCAAAGATGACGAGCAACACGCCGACGGGACAAGTCACTCGATGAAGTTCCAATTCGGGGCCAATCTCCTTGGCAAAGGTGACGATACCAGtgggagcaggaagagcagcTACATCGGTGATACCTTGAAGCATAGCTTCGAATTTTCCAGCGCGTCCCAGGTCAAGACGGGAaacaagagaagatgaaagctTGCCAGTAGCAGCAAGTGCCTCAGCAGCCTACTTCT
Coding sequences within:
- a CDS encoding protein FRG1, with the protein product MSAPGIVSKKLKFKGDKPKKKKRSHHHSSGGRGDDGDDLEALAAADPRGWMFPSNPMEINGPTYILLPTEPLTCLAWDATRQKVYAAPVDIPQAPEGANDLSESEILLTIEPTDVNHVWVMSRLSGSEDVVSLRTSTGTFLTASPSGSLTATTPSRGPLEAFIPITSSSSTSSSFPTFALQIQHNSKYFSATTIAGKAELRADADGIGESEGLRIKCQREFVYKARQGEDVKGKKRMADSGPTAASIEDDELRRNREAQTWGAGRVKLSDKDRRDVKKAKKEGRYAEAMLDRRAALKSSDRYAK
- a CDS encoding glutamate-5-semialdehyde dehydrogenase, translating into MADSTASASNSGAESIAIAARRAFEASQLVDPSERDVALKAIRETLQAAKDEILAANKKDMEAAEALAATGKLSSSLVSRLDLGRAGKFEAMLQGITDVAALPAPTGIVTFAKEIGPELELHRVTCPVGVLLVIFEARPEVVVNIAALAIKSGNAAILKGGKESINTATLLSSLISQALATTSIPSAFVQSVSTRSEISSLLAQDKYIDLVMPRGGNELVKSIQNNTRIPVMGHADGICAVYLDKSAIQEKAVRIAVESKIDYMAACNAAETLLIHSSLLTTVWPAVASALMSNSVCLRCDPATLAALQNANIPEANKFVTASSPADYSTEFLGPTIAVKTVDSVQEAIQHINSHSSHHTDSIVTEDESSMSAWCRGLDSANCFVNASTRFADGTRYGLGTEVGISTGKTHARGPVGLDGLVIYKYIMRSKKQDGSVIADHEKGGKGYTHKDLVKGEPPF